ATATTATTGTTCGTTCGAAATCTATGTCTGGATTTTACGCCCCTTATATTCCAGGTTGGGATACACATGGATTGCCAATCGAGCAAGTCTTGGCTAAACAAGGTGTTAAACGCAAAGAAATGGACTTGGTTGAGTACTTGAAACTTTGCCGCGAGTACGCTCTTTCTCAAGTAGATAAACAACGTGAAGACTTTAAACGATTGGGTGTTTCTGGTGACTGGGAAAATCCTTATGTGACTTTGACTCCGGACTATGAAGCGGCTCAGATCCGTGTCTTCGGAGAAATGGCTAAGAAAGGCTACATCTACCGTGGTGCCAAGCCAGTTTACTGGTCTTGGTCATCTGAATCAGCTCTTGCTGAAGCGGAAATTGAATACCATGACTTGCTTTCAACTTCCCTTTACTATGCTAACCGCGTCAAAGACGGAAAAGGTGTTCTAGATACGGATACTTATATTGTCGTATGGACCACTACACCATTTACTATCACAGCATCTCGTGGTTTGACAGTTGGAGCAGATATTGATTATGTATTGGTACAACCAGCTGGTGAATCTCGTAAGTTTGTAGTTGCTTCAGAATTGTTGAACAGTTTGTCTGAGAAATTTGGCTGGGCTGATGTGCAAGTCTTGGCAACCTACCGTGGTCAAGAATTGAATCACATCGTAACAGTCCACCCATGGGATACAGCTGTAGATGAGTTGGTGATCCTTGGTGACCACGTTACGACTGACTCTGGTACTGGTATTGTCCATACAGCCCCTGGTTTTGGTGAGGACGACTACAATGTTGGTGTTGCCAACGGCCTTGAAGTTGCTGTAACAGTTAACGAACGCGGTATTATGATGGAAAATGCTGGTCCTGAATTTGCGGGTCAGTTCTATGACAAGGTTGTGCCGACTGTTATCGAAAAACTGGGTGATTTACTCCTTGCTCAGGAAGAAATTTCTCACTCATACCCATTTGACTGGCGTACCAAGAAACCAATCATCTGGCGAGCTGTTCCACAGTGGTTTGCTTCTGTATCTAAATTCCGCCAAGAAATCTTGGATGAAATTGAAAAAGTGAAGTTCCACTCAGAATGGGGGAAAGTTCGTCTTTACAATATGATTCGTGACCGTGGTGACTGGGTTATCTCTCGTCAACGTGCTTGGGGAGTTCCGCTTCCAATCTTCTACGCAGAAGATGGTACAGCTATCATGACAGCTGAAACGATTGAACATGTAGCTCAACTCTTTGAGGAACACGGTTCTATCATCTGGTGGGAACGTGATGCTAAGGACCTCTTGCCAGAAGGATTTACTCATCCAGGTTCACCAAATGGCGAGTTCAAAAAAGAAACAGATATCATGGACGTATGGTTTGACTCAGGTTCATCATGGAATGGAGTAGTGGTCAACCGTCCAGAACTCAAATACCCAGCAGATCTTTACCTTGAAGGTTCTGACCAATACCGTGGTTGGTTTAACTCATCACTTATCACATCTGTTGCCAACCATGGCGTTGCTCCATATAAACAAATCTTGTCACAAGGTTTTGCCCTTGATGGTAAAGGTGAGAAGATGTCTAAATCTCTTGGGAATACCATTGCTCCAAGTGATGTTGAAAAACAATTTGGTGCGGAAATCTTGCGTCTCTGGGTAACAAGTGTGGACTCAAGCAACGATGTGCGTATCTCTATGGATATCTTGAGCCAAGTCTCTGAAACTTACCGTAAGATCCGGAACACACTTCGTTTCTTGATTGCTAACACTTCTGACTTTAACCCAGCTCAAGACGCAGTGGCTTACGATGAGCTTCGTTCGGTTGATAAGTACATGACCATCCGCTTTAACCAGCTTGTCAAGACCATTCGTGATGCTTATGCCAACTTTGAATTCTTGACAATTTACAAGGCCTTGGTGAACTTTATCAACGTTGACTTGTCAGCCTTCTACCTTGACTTCGCTAAAGACGTTGTTTACATCGAAGGTGCCAAATCACTCGAACGCCGTCAAATGCAAACTGTCTTCTATGACATTCTTGTGAAAATCACCAAACTCTTGACACCAATCCTTCCTCACACTGCAGAGGAAATCTGGTCATATCTTGAGTTTGAAGCTGAAGACTTTGTTCAATTGTCTGAATTACCAGAGGCTCAAACTTTTGCCAACCAAGAAGAAATCTTGGATACATGGGCAGCTTTCATGGATTTCCGAGGACAAGCTCAAAAAGCCTTGGAAGAAGCGCGTAATGCAAAAGTTATCGGGAAATCGCTTGAAGCACACTTGACAGTTTATCCAAATGAAGTGGTGAAAACTCTTCTTGGAGCAGTGGATAGCAATGTAGCTCAACTTTTGATCGTGTCAGAATTGACCATCGCTGAAGGTACAGCTCCAGAAGGCGCAGTTAGCTTTGAGGATGTTGCCTTTACAGTTGAACGCGCTGCAGGTGAAGTTTGTGACCGTTGCCGTCGTATCGACCCAACAACAGCAGAACGCAGCTACCATGCAGTCATCTGTGACCACTGTGCAAACATCGTAGAAGAAAACTTTGCGGATGCAGTTGCAGAAGGATTTGAAGCCAAATAATCAGATTAGAAATATGTCTTCTCATAGTTTAAGATGAGAGGAAAGGTAAAAGAGAGAAAGTCATTTCTCTCTTTTTTTGCTGGTAAAAGCTTAGGATAAAGATGTAGAAATTCAACATTTTTAGGGAGAGTTTTAAGTTGATTTTTTGAGATTTTTTAAAAAGAGGAGTCTTTTTTTGGTACTTTTAAAAAGCATGTGTTGCTTCTAAAAATCGCGACAAATAATTTGAATAATCAAGTTAAATCAGGTAGAATAGAAAGGATTGAATAATATATTGAAGAGGAAATTTTGAGAATGAAACATCGGTTTTATGGAGAAAAACGACAGCGTTTTTCTTTCAGAAAGTTGTCTGTCGGGCTCGTTTCGGCGACTATTGGAAGCTTCCTTTTGAGTGGGCAAATGGCTGGGGGCTTGACTTCTGTCAAGGCAGCAGAAATTCAAAGTCAGCAGTCTGCTCAGGTCAAATACCACTACGTAGTGGAGTCTGAATTGACGGATGCAGAGAAGAGTGCCTTGATAAGGGAGATTCCAAAGTATGTTGAGGATGCTTCAGAGACCTATTACTTAGTTTATCGTCCGACTACTCAAGGGGATTCATCTGGAGTATTGCCTAAGACAGGTCACTCCGACCTTTGGGAATCAACTTTTACAGCGATGGGTCTTGCATTACTAGTGCTTGTAGTTGTTAGAGGCAGAAATGGGAAGAGGTATTTATCTTCGATCTTGTTGGTAACTGGAATGGGATCCATACTGCTATCTCCAACAGTCTTAGCAGTGACGAATATCGAACTTGCGGCATATAATCAAAGTCTTAACTTGGGTCTTGGAGATGCACTGCCAGCGCCATTGAAAATTGATGGTTACGACTATATCGGTTACTTAAAGAATGAAGAACAAAATGATAGTCATTTAGCTCATTCTGTTCAGAAGGAAAATCCGACACTTGACTTGGAGAAAGAGAAGGGAAGTGAGCTTAAACCGAGTGAAACAAATCTTGATATGAAAGAGATTGTTTCAGATAAGGGTGATGCTTTAACTGAGGAAGAAAGAGAAGCTATAGCTGCCAAGGAGATTGAATTCACACGCTCAACTCCTATTTATGACTTACCAGAACTAAAAATTAGTGAGCAAAAGTCAGTCCAAGAACTTCCTTATCAGACAAAATACCAATATACCGATGAATTGGCTCAAGGCCAATCAAAAGTCATACAATCAGGTATTCGAGGTCAACGTACAGTAGTGACTCGTCATTTTCGTAAGGATCAAGAAATCGTAAAAAGCGAAATGATTTCTGATCAAGTGACGCTTAAACCTGTTTCTGAAATTATTTTAGTTGGAACAGCTCCAACTAACTCGATACCAAAAGAAACTCCAGTTCACGAAGTTCCAGAATTGGCAGAATATGGCACAACTCCTGATACAGCGCCAGTTCACGAAGTTCCAGAATTAGCAGAGTATGGCACCAGTCCAGAAACAGCGCCAGTTCACGAAGTTTCAGAATTGGCAGAGTATGGCACTAGTCCCGAGACATCTCCAGTTCAAGAGATTCCAGAACTAACGGAATATGGGACAAATCCTGATACAGCACCAGTTCACGAAGTTCCAGAATTGGCAGAGTATGGCACTAGTCCCGAGACATCTCCAGTTCAAGAGATTCCAGAACTAACGGAATATGGGACAAATCCTGATACAGCGCCAGTTCACGAAGTTCCAGAATTAGCAGAGTATGGCACCAGTTCTGATACGCCTCCAGTTCAAGAGATTCCAGAACTGACAGAATATGGCACCAGTCCAGAAACAGCGCCTATTCATGAGAATTCTGAGTTGGAATTGACTACAAATGATGAGGTTAGAATAGAAAAGATTGATTTTTCTATTGACGAGCAATATACAGATGAAATTCCAGAAGGAAGTCGTCAAATCGCAGCTCCGGGTGTCCAAGGTGAGCGTACCATTAAGACTCGTGTTTACAGTTCCAACGGTCAAGTTGTCGACCGCCAAGAACTTTCGAATGAAGAAACCTTGGCTCCGGTAATGCAAATCATCAAAGTCGGAACAGCTAAGCCAAATATGGTACCGAACGAAGCGCCAAAAGCAGACGCTCTGCCAGAGTATCCGCTGACATATACTGACGAAACCCGCGTAGAGAAAATAGCCTTTAATATCGAAGAGCAATATACGGATGAGCTTGTTCAAGATGCCCGTCAAATCGCAACTCCGGGTGTCCAAGGTGAACGTACGATTAAGACCCGTGTCTACAGTTCCAACGGTCAAGTTGTCGACCGCCAAGAGTTGTCTAACGAGGAAACTCTAGCTCCAGTAACGCAAATTGTCAAAGTCGGCACAGCTAAACCAAGCATGGTACCGAACGAAGCGCCAAAAGCAGACGCCCTGCCAGAGTATCCGTTGACATATACTGACGAAACGCGCGTAGAGAAAATCAACTTTAGCATTCGTGAAGAAGAAACGGATGAATTGGTCCAAGATGCTCGTCAAATCGCAACTCCGGGTGTCCAAGGTGAACGTACGATTAAGACCCGTGTCTACAGTTCCAACGGTCAAGTTGTCGACCGCCAAGAGTTGTCTAACGAGGAAACTCTAGCTCCAGTAACGCAAATTGTCAAAGTCGGCACAGCTAAACCAAACATGGTACCAAGTGATGCACCGAAAGCAGATGCTTTGCCAGAGTATCCGCTGACATATACTGACGAAATTCGCGTTGAGAAAATTAACTTCACTATTCGTGAAGAAGAAACCGATGAGCTTGTTCGAGATGCTCGTCAAATCGCGACTCCGGGTGTCCAAGGTGAACGTACCATCAAGACTCGTGTCTACAGTTCTAACGGTCAAGAGGTTGACCGCCAAGAGTTGTCCAACGAGGAAACACTAGCTCCCGTAACGCAAGTGGTCAAGGTCGGTACGGCTAAACCAAACATGGTACCAAGCGATGCGCCAAAAGCAGACGCTTTGCCAGAGTATCCACTGACTTACACAGATGAAACCCTCGTAGAGAAAATAGCCTTTAACATCGAGGAGCAATATACGGATGAGCTTGTTCGAGATGCTCGCCAAATCACAACTCCGGGTGTTCAAGGCGAACGTACCATTAAGACTCGTGTTTACAGTTCTAACGGTCAAGTTGTTGACCGCCAAGAATTATCTAATGAAGAAACACTAGCTCCTATAACACAAATCGTCAAAGTCGGCACGGCTAAGCCAACTATGGTACCAAGTGATGCACCGAAAGCAGACGCTTTAGAGGAGTTCGATTTAATTTCACTGCATAGTCTCTTGGCAGAAGCGAATCAGATTAAAGCTCAGGCCCGTTATTTCAACGATAGTCAGAGTCATCAAGCTAACTATGATGCTGCTTTGACGGCAGGCTAAGCGATTCTGAGCCAATCCCAAGCCAGCCAAGCAGAAGTCAACCAACTGGTGGAACAAATCAATCAAGCCAAGGCGCAATTAAGTGGTCTTGAAGTTGTTAAAACAGCTCTTCAGACTGAGTACGATTTAAATCCAACGGTTAAAACCTCGGTTAAATATAAGAATGCGGATTCAGAAAAGCAGACAGCTTATACTGACGAATTGACCAAGGCAGAGGGAGTTTTGAACAATCAGACTGCTACACAAGTACAGGTCAACCAAGCTCTTGTTAGCCTGACAGCAGCCAAAGAAGCACTAAATGGAGTGCCTAAAGTCAAGCCGACTGTTTCCATTCTAAGTCTGACTGAGAATGCTGATGATAAGTCGGTGACGGTCCAATATAGATTGGAAGACCAGACCCAGTCCTTCCGTTCAGCGACTGCAGAATTGTACCAGGGAGACCAGCTGATTCGCACTCTTCCGATTACCAACTTTGCTGGCAGCTTGAAAATTGGCGACCTAGACTACTACACAGGCTACACTCTAAAAACCAAGTTGACTTATGAACTCGATAATGGCAGCTTTACTGAGTTTGAAACAGACAGTCGTAACTTTGAGCTAGAATACAAGAAGATTGCCTTCCGTGATATTGATTCTGTTGAGTTTTATCATAAAGAAAATGACCAATACAAGCGCTTTGTATCGATGAGCTCTATGCCTACGGATCTGTCTACCTACTTCGTCAAAATCAAGTCAAGCGAATCCAAGGAAATTCTCCTACCAGTTCACAGCATTGCTGAAGCAGAGAAAGATGGCAAGGCAGTCTATAAGGTTAATGTAGCCCTTCCTGAACTCGTCCAAGAAAGTGAGATAGGATACAAGTCTGGGCACGACTTTTACATCAGTAAGGCAGTCCCAAGTCAGCAAAATGTCTACACCAGCTTTGCTGGATTGGTAGACGCTATGAAGCGAAATATGGCAGGAAATTATGTGTTGGGAGCTGATTTGGATGCGAGCGAGGTCAACCTAGCTCCTGCTGATTATGTCTATCTCAAAGGGAACTTCACCGGCAGTCTGACGGGTAGTCAAAATGGCAAGCAATATGCGATTTACAATCTAGCCAAGCCTTTATTTGAAAACCTCAAGAACGGATCTTCTATTACCAATATCGACTTTAAAGACGTGAATATCGTGGGTACCTATGACTCGGCTGCTCTGGCACGCAATGCGGAGAATGCGCTAATCACAGATGTTTCTGTTCTGGGGAGAGTATCGGTAGTAGGCAACGCCTCTAACGTAGCGGGTCTAGTAGTTAATGGAACCAATACGAAAATCACGAATAGTTCCTTTACGGGGACTATCCTATCTAACAGTCAACAAATCAAAGCTTATAATGTAGGTGGTTTGGTTGCAAACCTTAAAGGAGGAGAATCTCTTCTTAGCCAAAGTAAAGCAGATGTAACGATTATTAGTGGTGCACGATCAAATGAACAACGTATCGGTGGTTTGGTTGGACGTCTAGAAAACAATGCTCGAATCACCAAGTCGTATGTGACAGGAAAACTATATAATGCAACCACTAGCGGTCAAATCGGTGGAGTGGTCGGCTCGAACTACTTTAATGGTTTAGTTGATAATGTGATCAGTAATGTTAGCGGTACAAATGTTTACAGTATTTCTGGGGATCAGGGCTACAAAAACGACCGCATTACGCAAGCATATAAAGTTGCTAAAAGTGAAACCTTGAAAAACGATCAGTTTGTTACTTCTACTATTACTCAAGAAGAAATGGAAGAAAAACTGACTGCTATGGACATCACGACTAGCCTAGATGACACGAATCTAAATATGCGTTATGTCGACTATGGTGAGGTAAACAATGCTCAATTCGACCGTGGATATTCTTATGCAAATATGGAGAAACTGCTTCCTTTCTACAATAAAGAAACCATTGTTTCGTTTGCGAACAAGATCCCGAAAGAGCATAAGTTGAACAAGGAGTACCTACTGGATGTTGTTCCGATGAAGGGCGACCAGGTTATCACTGATATCCATAGCAATAAAACAGCAATCAATCGTTTGATGCTGCACTACATGGACAATACTATTGACTACCTAGAAATATCTTATCAGGGAGATTTCGTCAACCAAGGCATTGCTGAGTATAGTATCAAGGGGTTAGACCTTCTTTATACTCCAGAAGCCTTTGTATCAGATTATACTAGTATTCTAAATCAAGTCCTGCCAGAGTTAAACAAAGTCGTTCTTGATTCGCCAGCTATGCGTACAGCTCTCGGAGTAGCCGCAGATACTTCTTTGGATGAACTATACTTAGACACTGCATTTACGCAAGTGAAAAGCAAGCTATCAGGTGAGCTTCGCAAAGTGCTAGCTATGGATAAAGCTATCAATACTGAAGGTGAAGTAGTTAAGGATTATCTTGTTAAGAAGATTCTTGCTGATAAAGAAGCTTTCCTATTAGGGTTGACTTACCTTAACCGTTGGTATAATATCAACTATGACAACTTTAATGTTAAGGACCTATCGGCTTACAAGTTGGATTTCTATGGTAAGAATGACGTTTCGGTTCTTGATACAATCATTTCTTTAGGGAAATCAGGACTTGAGAATCTAAAGGCTAAGAACAACTATACAGCATATGATAATTCGCTCTCTGAAGCAACTGGCAAGCGAGGACTCTTCAATTACCTTGAAGGCTACCGTCAGCTCTTCCTACCATACAAGACCAATAATGAATGGCTCAAGACCAATACAAAAGCCTACATCGTTGAGGCTAAGTCCGATGTAGCAGAAGCGAGACAGCTTCAGGACGCAGCCGAGGGCAAGAGCAAGTACTCTGTCGGTGTTTATGACAAGATTACTGCAGATAATTGGGAACACAAGGGCATGCTCCTGCCACTCTTGACCATGACAGAGAAGGGTGTCTATGCTATCTCTAATATGTCTACCCTCTCTATGGGGGCTTATGATCGTTACCGCCTGGATGCCAATAACAGAGTGCGAACAGACGCAGAACTAGTTGAATATGTCGAAGACAGAGTGAGAAAAACAGCTGAATACCAGCGCGACCACTATGATTTCTGGTATAAGATTCTCAGTCCAGAAAGCAAGGACAAGCTCTTCCGTTCGGTTCTGGTGTATGATGGATTCTCATTGGTTGACAAGAATGGTCAAAGATATTGGGCTCCAGCTAATGACAAAAAATCACAGGCTATGCAGGAATTCTTTGGACCAGCTGGCAAGTGGTATCCAAGCAAGGGCTATAATGCCTATGCTACGGGTAGTGTAACTCACTTTGATGCTGCTAAATTGTTGGAAGACTATGGTAACTCAGTCTACACGCATGAGATGACCCATAACTCTGACGGTGCTATTTACTTTGAAGGTTATGGTCGTCGTGAGGGCTTGGGTGCGGAACTCTATGCTCGCGGACTCTTGCAGTCTTCACCGAGCGCAGATGAACCAACCATTACGCTCAATACTCTCTTCAAGGTGGATAAGGATTCTAAGACACGTATGCATACCTATAATTTCAAGGAACGCGTTCAAAATGCAGCAGACCTACAACACTATGTCCATGGTATGTTTGACATGATCTACACCTTGGACTATCTAGAAGGTACTTCTATGTTGAAGCAGAGCGATGCTGCCAAGTTACAGTGGTTCAGGAAGATGGAGAATTACTATATTACAGATAAGTATGGTAAGGAGACCCACGCAGGTAACCAGACGCGAAGCTTCACAGCTGAGGAAATCAAGCAGCTGAAGACCTTTGACTCCCTGATTGATAATGATGTGATCACTCGTCGGGAGAATAAAGAAAGTGGGAAATATGGTCGAAATGGCTACCTCAGCCTCAGCCTTTTCTCACCAATTTACTCAGCCTTGAGCAATCCAAATGGAGCACCTGGAGACGTTATGTTCCGTCGCACAGCCTATGAATTACTGGCAGCCAAGGGCTATCATGACGGATTTGTCCCTTATGTTTCTGGTCAGTACTCTCAGGAAGCCTTCGATGAAGGGAAGAAAACGTGGGACGGATGGTCTGGAAGAGATGTCGGTCTCGTGACAGACCAGAAAGTCTTGGAAAATGTATTTAAGGGTGAATACACCTCTTGGGCAGCCTTCAAGAAGGCCATGTACAAGGAGCGAATTGATCAGCTAACCAAGCTGAAGCCAATCACCATTGAGTACGAGCTTAAAAATCCAAACAGTACCAAGAAAGTAACCATTCGTTCTTATGCAGAGATGCAGCAGTTGATGGACGCAGCCGTGGCAGAGGATGTACGCAACATTACCAATGCTACTAGCCGTGTCGAAGCTAGCTGGGTTAACCTGCTCAAGAAGAAGATTTACAACGCTTATCTTCGTGAGACAGACGACTTCAGACAGTCTATCTTTGAAAGATAAGCATCTTGCAAAGATAGACATGAAAAAAGAAGATCTAAGTGATCTTCTTTTTTCTATGGAATTGCTTGCTTAGTGGAGAAGACGAATAACTTACAAACAAATTGATACATAACTTATTTCTTAGTCTAAATGTCTGGATAGAAATTTGAAATCATTCACCAACTAGAATACTCGTTTTGAAATTTCTTTTGTTTTTCATGAAAATATGATAAAATGATAGCTGTAAAAATTTTTAAGGAGATTCAGATGAAAACAGATACACTTGCTCGCGTAAATGCGATTTTTGGTCTTATCGCAGGTATTGTTTTACTGTTGGCACCTCTTGTTATGTTTATGATAGCTGTCGGGGCTGCTGCGGCGACGGAAGACTCTGATGCAACAGTTGGTATATTGACGATTTTTTCAATTATTTTGTCATTGGTAAAAATTGCTGTCTTGGTTTTAGGAATTGTGTCTATTGTCTATTACAAGGACGATGAACGTGTGACCCCTGCACCGTCTGTTTTGTTTATCGTAGGTGGTTCTGTTAGATTGATCCCATTCTTGGGATGGGTAGGAGGAATTCTGACAATCATTGGTGGATCCCTCTATTTTGGACTTTTGAAAAAATTCGAGATTCAAGAATAATAACTTTTTGTTAGGAATATTTTCAAATAAGAGAAGGCGCTTAGCCTTCTTTTTTTGTTACCAAGCAGGGGTAGATTTGACAGGATAAATAAGCTTTAATAATCGTAAAATCTAAAGCATTTATTTGAGACAAGGAACTCTTTTTATAGTATAATGGTTGATGTAAAATACCTATATCAAAATATAAAAATAGTTATTTTCTTGATAGAGGTTAAAAAGCGAGAGGATTTAGAATGAAAAAGATTTTTGGAGAGAAGCAGCATCGTTTCTCCTTACGAAAATTAGCAATTGGTCTTGTGTCAGCTTCGATTTCAAGCCTATTTTTTGTGTCCATTGCTAGCAGTGGAACCGTATTTGCTCAAGAAAATGTAGCTATTCACTACAAATATATGACGGATACGGAGTTGAGTGGACAAGAAAAAGACTTGATTGTAAAGGACATTCCTAAAATTGCTGAAGATAGTGAAAGCACCTATTATCTAGTCTACCGTATGGATGAGAAAGCACAGCTAGGTCAGTTGCCCAATACAGGTGGGCAGCATAGTCTTACTAGTGTTTTATCAGGTGAAGCGCTAGCTTCGAT
This Streptococcus oralis DNA region includes the following protein-coding sequences:
- the ileS gene encoding isoleucine--tRNA ligase, which gives rise to MKLKETLNLGKTDFPMRAGLPTKEPVWQKEWEEAKLYQRRQELNQGKPHFTLHDGPPYANGNIHVGHAMNKISKDIIVRSKSMSGFYAPYIPGWDTHGLPIEQVLAKQGVKRKEMDLVEYLKLCREYALSQVDKQREDFKRLGVSGDWENPYVTLTPDYEAAQIRVFGEMAKKGYIYRGAKPVYWSWSSESALAEAEIEYHDLLSTSLYYANRVKDGKGVLDTDTYIVVWTTTPFTITASRGLTVGADIDYVLVQPAGESRKFVVASELLNSLSEKFGWADVQVLATYRGQELNHIVTVHPWDTAVDELVILGDHVTTDSGTGIVHTAPGFGEDDYNVGVANGLEVAVTVNERGIMMENAGPEFAGQFYDKVVPTVIEKLGDLLLAQEEISHSYPFDWRTKKPIIWRAVPQWFASVSKFRQEILDEIEKVKFHSEWGKVRLYNMIRDRGDWVISRQRAWGVPLPIFYAEDGTAIMTAETIEHVAQLFEEHGSIIWWERDAKDLLPEGFTHPGSPNGEFKKETDIMDVWFDSGSSWNGVVVNRPELKYPADLYLEGSDQYRGWFNSSLITSVANHGVAPYKQILSQGFALDGKGEKMSKSLGNTIAPSDVEKQFGAEILRLWVTSVDSSNDVRISMDILSQVSETYRKIRNTLRFLIANTSDFNPAQDAVAYDELRSVDKYMTIRFNQLVKTIRDAYANFEFLTIYKALVNFINVDLSAFYLDFAKDVVYIEGAKSLERRQMQTVFYDILVKITKLLTPILPHTAEEIWSYLEFEAEDFVQLSELPEAQTFANQEEILDTWAAFMDFRGQAQKALEEARNAKVIGKSLEAHLTVYPNEVVKTLLGAVDSNVAQLLIVSELTIAEGTAPEGAVSFEDVAFTVERAAGEVCDRCRRIDPTTAERSYHAVICDHCANIVEENFADAVAEGFEAK